One window from the genome of Dermacentor silvarum isolate Dsil-2018 chromosome 5, BIME_Dsil_1.4, whole genome shotgun sequence encodes:
- the LOC119452369 gene encoding cuticle protein 65-like, whose protein sequence is MNAVIVLLGLVSAASAGFVGGYGGYGGYGGLGYGGYGGYGGLGYGGVAVAAAPAVAVARPVAVAAPVAVARPVAVAAPVAVARPAVVAAAPVGLGYGGFGYGGYGYGAGLGYGAGLGYGHGVAVAAAPAVAVARPVAVAAPVAVARPVVHAAPVAVAAAPAVAYGAGYGYGGLGYGHGLGYGLGLGYGHGLGYGHGLGYGVALKKY, encoded by the exons ATGAACGCCGTT ATCGTACTTCTCGGTCTCGTCTCCGCCGCGTCCGCCGGCTTCGTCGGTGGATATGGTGGCTATGGCGGCTACGGCGGCCTCGGATATGGCGGTTATGGCGGTTATGGCGGTCTCGGATACGGAGGCGTAGCCGTCGCTGCTGCTCCCGCCGTGGCCGTCGCTCGCCCCGTGGCTGTGGCTGCCCCAGTGGCCGTCGCTCGCCCCGTCGCTGTGGCCGCCCCTGTGGCCGTCGCTCGTCCCGCTGTTGTCGCTGCCGCCCCCGTCGGCCTCGGCTACGGAGGCTTCGGCTACGGAGGCTACGGCTACGGTGCCGGTCTTGGCTACGGAGCCGGTCTCGGATACGGacatggcgtcgccgtcgctgccgcccccgctgtcgccgtcgcccgcCCCGTCGCTGTGGCTGCCCCAGTGGCCGTCGCCCGCCCCGTCGTCCATGCTGCCCCTGTCGCTGTCGCCGCTGCTCCCGCTGTTGCCTACGGCGCTGGCTATGGCTACGGCGGTCTCGGCTATGGTCACGGTCTCGGCTACGGCCTTGGTCTCGGATACGGCCACGGTCTCGGATACGGCCACGGTCTCGGCTACGGCGTTGCCCTCAAGAAGTACTAA